A region of Homo sapiens chromosome X, GRCh38.p14 Primary Assembly DNA encodes the following proteins:
- the STK26 gene encoding serine/threonine-protein kinase 26 isoform 2 (isoform 2 is encoded by transcript variant 2) codes for MAHSPVAVQVPGMQGSKLWIIMEYLGGGSALDLLRAGPFDEFQIATMLKEILKGLDYLHSEKKIHRDIKAANVLLSEQGDVKLADFGVAGQLTDTQIKRNTFVGTPFWMAPEVIQQSAYDSKADIWSLGITAIELAKGEPPNSDMHPMRVLFLIPKNNPPTLVGDFTKSFKEFIDACLNKDPSFRPTAKELLKHKFIVKNSKKTSYLTELIDRFKRWKAEGHSDDESDSEGSDSESTSRENNTHPEWSFTTVRKKPDPKKVQNGAEQDLVQTLSCLSMIITPAFAELKQQDENNASRNQAIEELEKSIAVAEAACPGITDKMVKKLIEKFQKCSADESP; via the exons GGGTCTAAATTATGGATAATAATGGAATACCTGGGCGGTGGTTCAGCACTGGATCtt CTTCGAGCTGGTCCATTTGATGAGTTCCAGATTGCTACCAtgctaaaggaaattttaaaaggtcTGGACTATCTgcattcagaaaagaaaattcaccGAGACATAAAAG ctGCCAATGTCTTGCTCTCAGAACAAGGAGATGTTAAACTTGCTGATTTTGGAGTTGCTGGTCAGCTGACAGATACACAGATTAAAAGAAATACCTTTGTGGGAACTCCATTTTGGATGGCTCCTGAAGTTATTCAACAGTCAGCTTATGACTCAAAA GCTGACATTTGGTCATTGGGAATTACTGCTATTGAACTAGCCAAGGGAGAGCCACCTAACTCCGATATGCATCCAATGAGAGTTCTGTTTCTTATTCCCAAAAACAATCCTCCAACTCTTGTTGGAGACTTTACTAAGTCTTTTAAGGAGTTTATTGATGCTTGCCTGAACAAAGATCCATCATTT CGTCCTACAGCAAAAGAACTTCTGAAACACAAATTCATtgtaaaaaattcaaagaagacTTCTTATCTGACTGAACTGATAGATCGTTTTAAGAGATGGAAGGCAGAAGGACACAGTGATGATGAATCTGATTCCGAGGGCTCTGATTC GGAATCTACCAGCAGGGAAAACAATACTCATCCTGAATGGAGCTTTACCACCGTACGAAAGAAGCCTGATCCAAAGAAAGTACAGAATGGGGCA GAGCAAGATCTTGTGCAAACCCTGAGTTGTTTGTCTATGATAATCACACCTGCATTTGCTGAA CTTAAACAGCAGGACGAGAATAACGCTAGCAGGAATCAGGCGATTGAAGAACTCGAGAAAAGTATTGCTGTGGCTGAAGCCGCCTGTCCCGGCATCACAGATAAAATGGTGAAGAAACtaattgaaaaatttcaaaa gtGTTCAGCAGACGAATCCCCCTAA
- the STK26 gene encoding serine/threonine-protein kinase 26 isoform X1 has protein sequence MEYLGGGSALDLLRAGPFDEFQIATMLKEILKGLDYLHSEKKIHRDIKAANVLLSEQGDVKLADFGVAGQLTDTQIKRNTFVGTPFWMAPEVIQQSAYDSKADIWSLGITAIELAKGEPPNSDMHPMRVLFLIPKNNPPTLVGDFTKSFKEFIDACLNKDPSFRPTAKELLKHKFIVKNSKKTSYLTELIDRFKRWKAEGHSDDESDSEGSDSESTSRENNTHPEWSFTTVRKKPDPKKVQNGAEQDLVQTLSCLSMIITPAFAELKQQDENNASRNQAIEELEKSIAVAEAACPGITDKMVKKLIEKFQKCSADESP, from the exons ATGGAATACCTGGGCGGTGGTTCAGCACTGGATCtt CTTCGAGCTGGTCCATTTGATGAGTTCCAGATTGCTACCAtgctaaaggaaattttaaaaggtcTGGACTATCTgcattcagaaaagaaaattcaccGAGACATAAAAG ctGCCAATGTCTTGCTCTCAGAACAAGGAGATGTTAAACTTGCTGATTTTGGAGTTGCTGGTCAGCTGACAGATACACAGATTAAAAGAAATACCTTTGTGGGAACTCCATTTTGGATGGCTCCTGAAGTTATTCAACAGTCAGCTTATGACTCAAAA GCTGACATTTGGTCATTGGGAATTACTGCTATTGAACTAGCCAAGGGAGAGCCACCTAACTCCGATATGCATCCAATGAGAGTTCTGTTTCTTATTCCCAAAAACAATCCTCCAACTCTTGTTGGAGACTTTACTAAGTCTTTTAAGGAGTTTATTGATGCTTGCCTGAACAAAGATCCATCATTT CGTCCTACAGCAAAAGAACTTCTGAAACACAAATTCATtgtaaaaaattcaaagaagacTTCTTATCTGACTGAACTGATAGATCGTTTTAAGAGATGGAAGGCAGAAGGACACAGTGATGATGAATCTGATTCCGAGGGCTCTGATTC GGAATCTACCAGCAGGGAAAACAATACTCATCCTGAATGGAGCTTTACCACCGTACGAAAGAAGCCTGATCCAAAGAAAGTACAGAATGGGGCA GAGCAAGATCTTGTGCAAACCCTGAGTTGTTTGTCTATGATAATCACACCTGCATTTGCTGAA CTTAAACAGCAGGACGAGAATAACGCTAGCAGGAATCAGGCGATTGAAGAACTCGAGAAAAGTATTGCTGTGGCTGAAGCCGCCTGTCCCGGCATCACAGATAAAATGGTGAAGAAACtaattgaaaaatttcaaaa gtGTTCAGCAGACGAATCCCCCTAA
- the STK26 gene encoding serine/threonine-protein kinase 26 isoform 3 (isoform 3 is encoded by transcript variant 3): MAHSPVAVQVPGMQNNIADPEELFTKLERIGKGSFGEVFKGIDNRTQQVVAIKIIDLEEAEDEIEDIQQEITVLSQCDSSYVTKYYGSYLKGSKLWIIMEYLGGGSALDLLRAGPFDEFQIATMLKEILKGLDYLHSEKKIHRDIKAANVLLSEQGDVKLADFGVAGQLTDTQIKRNTFVGTPFWMAPEVIQQSAYDSKRPTAKELLKHKFIVKNSKKTSYLTELIDRFKRWKAEGHSDDESDSEGSDSESTSRENNTHPEWSFTTVRKKPDPKKVQNGAEQDLVQTLSCLSMIITPAFAELKQQDENNASRNQAIEELEKSIAVAEAACPGITDKMVKKLIEKFQKCSADESP; this comes from the exons AATAACATAGCTGATCCAGAAGAACTGTTCACAAAATTAGAGCGCATTGGGAAAGGCTCATTTGGGGAAGTTTTCAAAGGAATTGATAACCGTACCCAGCAAGTCGTTGCTATTAAAATCATAGACCTTGAGGAAGCCGAAGATGAAATAGAAGACATTCAGCAAGAAATAACTGTCTTGAGTCAATGTGACAGCTCATATGTAACAAAATACTATGGGTCATATTTAAAG GGGTCTAAATTATGGATAATAATGGAATACCTGGGCGGTGGTTCAGCACTGGATCtt CTTCGAGCTGGTCCATTTGATGAGTTCCAGATTGCTACCAtgctaaaggaaattttaaaaggtcTGGACTATCTgcattcagaaaagaaaattcaccGAGACATAAAAG ctGCCAATGTCTTGCTCTCAGAACAAGGAGATGTTAAACTTGCTGATTTTGGAGTTGCTGGTCAGCTGACAGATACACAGATTAAAAGAAATACCTTTGTGGGAACTCCATTTTGGATGGCTCCTGAAGTTATTCAACAGTCAGCTTATGACTCAAAA CGTCCTACAGCAAAAGAACTTCTGAAACACAAATTCATtgtaaaaaattcaaagaagacTTCTTATCTGACTGAACTGATAGATCGTTTTAAGAGATGGAAGGCAGAAGGACACAGTGATGATGAATCTGATTCCGAGGGCTCTGATTC GGAATCTACCAGCAGGGAAAACAATACTCATCCTGAATGGAGCTTTACCACCGTACGAAAGAAGCCTGATCCAAAGAAAGTACAGAATGGGGCA GAGCAAGATCTTGTGCAAACCCTGAGTTGTTTGTCTATGATAATCACACCTGCATTTGCTGAA CTTAAACAGCAGGACGAGAATAACGCTAGCAGGAATCAGGCGATTGAAGAACTCGAGAAAAGTATTGCTGTGGCTGAAGCCGCCTGTCCCGGCATCACAGATAAAATGGTGAAGAAACtaattgaaaaatttcaaaa gtGTTCAGCAGACGAATCCCCCTAA
- the STK26 gene encoding serine/threonine-protein kinase 26 isoform 1 (isoform 1 is encoded by transcript variant 1): protein MAHSPVAVQVPGMQNNIADPEELFTKLERIGKGSFGEVFKGIDNRTQQVVAIKIIDLEEAEDEIEDIQQEITVLSQCDSSYVTKYYGSYLKGSKLWIIMEYLGGGSALDLLRAGPFDEFQIATMLKEILKGLDYLHSEKKIHRDIKAANVLLSEQGDVKLADFGVAGQLTDTQIKRNTFVGTPFWMAPEVIQQSAYDSKADIWSLGITAIELAKGEPPNSDMHPMRVLFLIPKNNPPTLVGDFTKSFKEFIDACLNKDPSFRPTAKELLKHKFIVKNSKKTSYLTELIDRFKRWKAEGHSDDESDSEGSDSESTSRENNTHPEWSFTTVRKKPDPKKVQNGAEQDLVQTLSCLSMIITPAFAELKQQDENNASRNQAIEELEKSIAVAEAACPGITDKMVKKLIEKFQKCSADESP, encoded by the exons AATAACATAGCTGATCCAGAAGAACTGTTCACAAAATTAGAGCGCATTGGGAAAGGCTCATTTGGGGAAGTTTTCAAAGGAATTGATAACCGTACCCAGCAAGTCGTTGCTATTAAAATCATAGACCTTGAGGAAGCCGAAGATGAAATAGAAGACATTCAGCAAGAAATAACTGTCTTGAGTCAATGTGACAGCTCATATGTAACAAAATACTATGGGTCATATTTAAAG GGGTCTAAATTATGGATAATAATGGAATACCTGGGCGGTGGTTCAGCACTGGATCtt CTTCGAGCTGGTCCATTTGATGAGTTCCAGATTGCTACCAtgctaaaggaaattttaaaaggtcTGGACTATCTgcattcagaaaagaaaattcaccGAGACATAAAAG ctGCCAATGTCTTGCTCTCAGAACAAGGAGATGTTAAACTTGCTGATTTTGGAGTTGCTGGTCAGCTGACAGATACACAGATTAAAAGAAATACCTTTGTGGGAACTCCATTTTGGATGGCTCCTGAAGTTATTCAACAGTCAGCTTATGACTCAAAA GCTGACATTTGGTCATTGGGAATTACTGCTATTGAACTAGCCAAGGGAGAGCCACCTAACTCCGATATGCATCCAATGAGAGTTCTGTTTCTTATTCCCAAAAACAATCCTCCAACTCTTGTTGGAGACTTTACTAAGTCTTTTAAGGAGTTTATTGATGCTTGCCTGAACAAAGATCCATCATTT CGTCCTACAGCAAAAGAACTTCTGAAACACAAATTCATtgtaaaaaattcaaagaagacTTCTTATCTGACTGAACTGATAGATCGTTTTAAGAGATGGAAGGCAGAAGGACACAGTGATGATGAATCTGATTCCGAGGGCTCTGATTC GGAATCTACCAGCAGGGAAAACAATACTCATCCTGAATGGAGCTTTACCACCGTACGAAAGAAGCCTGATCCAAAGAAAGTACAGAATGGGGCA GAGCAAGATCTTGTGCAAACCCTGAGTTGTTTGTCTATGATAATCACACCTGCATTTGCTGAA CTTAAACAGCAGGACGAGAATAACGCTAGCAGGAATCAGGCGATTGAAGAACTCGAGAAAAGTATTGCTGTGGCTGAAGCCGCCTGTCCCGGCATCACAGATAAAATGGTGAAGAAACtaattgaaaaatttcaaaa gtGTTCAGCAGACGAATCCCCCTAA